The genomic stretch GGGGTGCCGCTGCGCAGGTCGGCGACGATCGAACCGAGCAGCGGCGCCGGATCACAGCCCCGGGGGCCGACGCCGAAGGCGTACGCCGCGCTGTCGCCGCCCCAGGCCGAGGCCGCCGCGGCCTCCAGCTCCAGGGCGGCCTGGGCCTCGTATCCCGCGCGATGGCACACCCCCACCAGGGACGCGACGGCATCGAAGAGCCGACCCATGCTGGAGGTCGGCACGCAGGCCACCTGGCGCGTCAGCTGCCTTTTGAGAAGGGCGAGTTCATCGGGTGCGCAAGCGGTGACGCTGGGCAGGGCCGGGTCCCATGGCAGGCCGGCGGCCCACAGCCGCGCCAGCGCAAGACGGCAGGGGTTGGCGACGCCCGCGTCGCCGCCGGGGAGCGGGGCCGGGGTCAGCCGGCTGAAGCGCCGGTGGCCGACGTAGTCGGCGAGCAGGAACTCACCGCCCCAGACGGTGCCGTCGTCACCGTAACCGGTGCCGTCGAACGCGACGCCGATCACGGGCGTGGTGCCGTCGAGGCCGTGCTCGGCCATCGTGGAGGCGAGGTGCGCGTGGTGGTGCTGGACGAGGACGGGGCGCGGTTCGGGCAGCCCCGAGGCTCGTCGGCGGGCCCACCGTGACGAGTGGTAGCCGGGGTGGCGGTCGGCGACGACGCGTTCGGGGCGCACCCCGGTCAGGGCCCGCAGATGGGACTCGGCCCGCCGCGCGGCCTCCAGGGTCGTCAGCTCCCCCATGTCGCCGATGTGGGGGCCGAACCAGGCCTGATCGCCCTCGCCGAGGCACAGCGCGTTCTTCAAGTCGCCGCCCACCGCGAGCGTGGGGCGCACCGAGAACGGCAGGCGCAGCGGCCTGGGCACATAACCGCGGGAGCGGCGCAGCACCTGCTCGGTGCCGTCGGGGCGCACCCGCAGCAGTGAGTCGTCGCACGGCGCGGCGATGGGGCGGTCGTGGGCGAGCCAGGCGTCGGCCAGTCCCGCCAGCCGGGTCAGTGCTTCCTCGTCGTCGGTGACGATCGGTTCCCCGGAACGGTTGCCGCTCGTAATGACCAGCGCGCGCGGGCCCGGCGGATCGCCGGGCAGTCCGAACAGCAGGGTGTGCACGGGGGTGTAGGGCAGCATCACGCCGAGGTGCGGGCTGCCGGGGCAGACACCGGGGGCGAGGTTCGAGGGGCGTGGGCGGAGCAGGACGATCGGGCGCCGGGGCCCGGTGAGGGCGGCGCGCTCGGCGTCGGAGATCTCGGCGAGCCGCTCCGCGTCGGCGAGGTCGGCGCACATCACCGCAAAGGGCTTGCCGCCTCGGGCCTTACGGGTGCGCAGTGCGTCGACGGCCCGTGGGTTGTCGGCGTCGCAGGCCAGGTGGTAGCCGCCGAGGCCTTTCACCGCGACGATCCGTCCGGCGGCCAGCAGCGCCCGTGCCGCCGCCGTCGCGTCGGCGCCCCGGGCGGGGCGGATTCCGGTGCCGGGCGCGGGCACCAGACGCAGCCGGGGTCCGCAGTCGGGGCAGGCCACGGGCTGGGCATGGAACCGCCGGTCACCGGGATCGCCGTACTCCCGGGCGCAGGCGGGACACAGCGGGAAGCCGGACATCGTGGTGGCCACCCGGTCGTACGGCATCCCGGTGGCGATGGTGAACCGGGGTCCGCAGTGGGTGCAGGTGACGAAGGGATGGCGGTGCCGGCGGTCGCCCGGATCGGCCAGCTCACGCAGGCAGTCGGCACAGGTGGCGGTGTCCGGCGGCAGCTGGGTGCGGCCAGGGGACTGCTCGGTGGTGCGGATGGTGAAGGCGTCGTCGGCGCCCGTGGCGGGTACGTCCTCGACGCCGAGGCCGGTGACGGCGGCCAGCGGTGGCGGCTCGGCGGCCAGCAGGTCGCAGAACCGGACCACGCCCTCCGGTGTGCCCTCCACCTCGATGAGCACGCCGTACGCGGTATTGCTGACGAATCCGGACAGCAGCAGGTCGCAGGCCAGCCGGTGCACGTACGGGCGGAAGCCCACGCCCTGCACGGTGCCGTGCACGACGACGCGGCGGCGTACCGCCGGGGTGGTGGGCGCTGTCACGAAACTTGGCCGGCCGGGAGGCCGGAGTCCTCGTGCACGTGGCCGTGCGGGTGCGGCGCGAGGGGCGGACGGTGCACCGGGGCCCCGTCCCGCACCGCGAGCACCCGCTCCAGGACGGTGTCGACACCGTCGCCGGTGCGCGCGCACGACCGTACGATCTCCACCCCGGGATTGACCTGCCGTACATGGGCGTCGAAGGCCGCCGCGTCGAAGTCTGCCGGTTCGGCCAGATCCGTCTTGGTGAGGACCACCAGATGGGCGGAGCCGAAGGCGGTGGGGTACTTGAGCGGCTTGTCCGCGCCCTCGGTCACCGCCATGAGGACGATCCGCAAGGTCTCGCCGAGGTCGTAGGAGGCCGGGCAGACCAGGTTGCCGACGTTCTCCACGAAGAGCAGCGCGGTGTCCGGTGGCAGCCAGTTCGCCACATGCCCGCCCAACTGCCGGGCCTCCAGATGGCACAGGCCGTCGGTCAGAAGTTGCTTGACCGGTGCCCCGGAGCGGGCGAGCCGGCGGGCGTCGTTCTCCGTCGCCAGGTCGGCGGTGAGCGCGGCCACCGGGATGCCCCGCTCCACCGCACGCGCCAGCACGCCGGCGAGCAGTTCCGTCTTGCCGCTGCCCGGGCTGGACAGCAGATTGACCACGCTCACCCGGCGCCGGGCCAGGTCGGCCCGCAGGCGCGCGGCCAGGCCGTCGTTCTTCGCCAGGACGGCCTGGGCGGCGTGGGTGACGTCCTCGGACTCGCACATGGGCGCAGCTCCTCACGACGGGCTCGGATGAACCGGGACAGGGTGGCGTCCCGGTCATCGATCCTCGACGTCGCGGGCCGACCGAGCGGCGAGCCCTGCCGCGGACGGGTTCGGGGATTCCTCCGGGCGGCTCAACCGGGGGCTGGACGTGGGATCCGCGAGCAACTCGGGGACCAAGGCGTGCAGGGCGTCCACGGCCCGCTCGACCGCGTCCGCCACGGGTGCGCTGATGCCGGGGAGGATGTCCTCGTCGCCGCGCGGGCGTACCTGGGGTTCGCAGGCCAGCACGAGGACGCGGGGCAGCGGTCCGTCGCCGAGATGGGCGGCCAGGGCGAGCACCTTGGCCGGGTCCATGCCGTGCGCCTCGGGCGGGGCCGTGGCGCGGGGGCCGCCGGGGAGCTCCGGCTCGATCAGGGACAGCGTGCCGGGCGGGTGGCCCCGTTCGGCCGCGTCGACCAGGACGGTGACGTCGTAGCCGTCCAGGAGTTCGTAGGCAAGGTCCAGGCCGCGGATGCCGAAGTCCCGCGCCCGCACCTCGGGCGGCAGGGGGCGCCGCTCCAGGGAGCGCAGGACCTCGGGGCCGAAGGCGTCGTCCGCGAGGAAGATGTTGCCGACGCCC from Streptomyces davaonensis JCM 4913 encodes the following:
- the hypF gene encoding carbamoyltransferase HypF translates to MTAPTTPAVRRRVVVHGTVQGVGFRPYVHRLACDLLLSGFVSNTAYGVLIEVEGTPEGVVRFCDLLAAEPPPLAAVTGLGVEDVPATGADDAFTIRTTEQSPGRTQLPPDTATCADCLRELADPGDRRHRHPFVTCTHCGPRFTIATGMPYDRVATTMSGFPLCPACAREYGDPGDRRFHAQPVACPDCGPRLRLVPAPGTGIRPARGADATAAARALLAAGRIVAVKGLGGYHLACDADNPRAVDALRTRKARGGKPFAVMCADLADAERLAEISDAERAALTGPRRPIVLLRPRPSNLAPGVCPGSPHLGVMLPYTPVHTLLFGLPGDPPGPRALVITSGNRSGEPIVTDDEEALTRLAGLADAWLAHDRPIAAPCDDSLLRVRPDGTEQVLRRSRGYVPRPLRLPFSVRPTLAVGGDLKNALCLGEGDQAWFGPHIGDMGELTTLEAARRAESHLRALTGVRPERVVADRHPGYHSSRWARRRASGLPEPRPVLVQHHHAHLASTMAEHGLDGTTPVIGVAFDGTGYGDDGTVWGGEFLLADYVGHRRFSRLTPAPLPGGDAGVANPCRLALARLWAAGLPWDPALPSVTACAPDELALLKRQLTRQVACVPTSSMGRLFDAVASLVGVCHRAGYEAQAALELEAAAASAWGGDSAAYAFGVGPRGCDPAPLLGSIVADLRSGTPAPVIAARFHRGVARAVLEICRRAREATGLTVVALSGGVFANALLELECTTLLADDGFAVLRHGEVPPNDGGLALGQLAVAAHERRTE
- the hypB gene encoding hydrogenase nickel incorporation protein HypB — protein: MCESEDVTHAAQAVLAKNDGLAARLRADLARRRVSVVNLLSSPGSGKTELLAGVLARAVERGIPVAALTADLATENDARRLARSGAPVKQLLTDGLCHLEARQLGGHVANWLPPDTALLFVENVGNLVCPASYDLGETLRIVLMAVTEGADKPLKYPTAFGSAHLVVLTKTDLAEPADFDAAAFDAHVRQVNPGVEIVRSCARTGDGVDTVLERVLAVRDGAPVHRPPLAPHPHGHVHEDSGLPAGQVS
- a CDS encoding hydrogenase maturation protease; translated protein: MTRSGTRLLVAGVGNIFLADDAFGPEVLRSLERRPLPPEVRARDFGIRGLDLAYELLDGYDVTVLVDAAERGHPPGTLSLIEPELPGGPRATAPPEAHGMDPAKVLALAAHLGDGPLPRVLVLACEPQVRPRGDEDILPGISAPVADAVERAVDALHALVPELLADPTSSPRLSRPEESPNPSAAGLAARSARDVEDR